In one window of Gemmatimonadaceae bacterium DNA:
- a CDS encoding bifunctional homocysteine S-methyltransferase/methylenetetrahydrofolate reductase translates to MTTVAEHPTPQSPSASHPRAAQLRRLLDPEQVVLFDGAMGTMLYARGVFINQCYDELVLRAPDLVREIHAAYVKAGAEVLETNTFGANRTKLTQYGLEGQVAAINTRAAELAREAAGEQRLVAGAVGPLGVRLEPYGATSRDEARAVFAEQMTALKAGGADCFLLETFADLEELEQAIHAARDVDSTMPIIAQATVGPDLRTAYGASPEDIARALERWGADVIGLNCSVGPQTILEAIERMAVVTTRKLSAQPNAGMPRDVGGRSMYMASPEYMGTYARHLVQAGAKIVGGCCGTTPDHIRAMLEGIRPLSPRTRVRVEASAPSPDAAGPGSPGRQPVPLDQRSRFGAKLAAGQFVTSVEIVPPRGVDTVKLEQDAAALHRAGVDAINVPDGPRAQSRMGAIATSLIIERHGIEAVTHYCCRDRNLLGMLSDLLGASALGLRNLLLITGDPPKMGPYPDATAVFDIDAIGLTNLVSQLNKGLDPGGNPIGEPTRFVIGVGVNPAAIDPVHELKRFHWKVEAGAEYAITQPVFDPAQLEVFLSSIEDVRIPVIAGIWPLVSARNAEFLANEVPGVTVPTSVLDRMRRANDRSKEHALAEGQAIAREMLEQVRGSVQGVQVSAPFGKVELALEVFGAARPTDGAR, encoded by the coding sequence ATGACCACCGTCGCCGAGCACCCGACACCCCAAAGCCCGTCCGCATCGCACCCGCGGGCCGCGCAGTTGCGCCGGCTGCTGGACCCCGAGCAGGTCGTACTGTTCGATGGCGCCATGGGGACCATGCTCTATGCGCGCGGCGTCTTCATCAATCAGTGCTACGACGAACTGGTCCTTCGCGCGCCCGACCTGGTGCGCGAGATCCATGCCGCGTACGTGAAGGCCGGCGCCGAGGTGCTGGAAACCAACACGTTCGGTGCGAACCGGACCAAGCTCACGCAGTACGGACTCGAAGGTCAGGTGGCCGCGATAAACACGCGCGCCGCCGAGCTGGCGCGCGAGGCAGCCGGAGAGCAGCGACTGGTCGCAGGTGCCGTGGGTCCGCTGGGAGTGCGCCTGGAGCCATATGGCGCGACGAGCCGCGACGAGGCTCGCGCGGTGTTCGCCGAGCAGATGACGGCGCTCAAGGCGGGCGGCGCGGATTGCTTTCTGCTGGAGACCTTCGCGGATCTCGAGGAACTGGAGCAGGCGATCCACGCGGCGCGTGATGTCGACTCGACGATGCCGATTATTGCTCAGGCAACGGTGGGGCCCGACCTGCGAACCGCCTACGGCGCCAGCCCCGAGGATATCGCGCGCGCGCTGGAACGGTGGGGAGCGGACGTGATCGGCCTCAATTGCTCCGTCGGTCCTCAGACGATTCTCGAGGCCATCGAGCGGATGGCGGTCGTCACCACGCGCAAACTCTCCGCGCAGCCGAACGCGGGCATGCCCCGCGATGTGGGAGGCCGGTCCATGTACATGGCCAGCCCGGAGTATATGGGCACGTACGCACGCCATCTGGTCCAGGCCGGCGCCAAGATCGTAGGTGGCTGTTGTGGCACGACACCCGATCATATTCGGGCCATGCTGGAGGGGATTCGACCGCTTTCGCCGAGGACGCGAGTGCGCGTGGAGGCGTCAGCGCCGTCGCCGGACGCCGCCGGGCCGGGATCCCCGGGTCGTCAGCCCGTGCCGTTGGATCAGCGTTCGCGCTTCGGTGCGAAGCTGGCCGCCGGGCAGTTCGTCACGTCCGTGGAGATCGTGCCACCCCGCGGCGTGGATACCGTCAAGCTCGAGCAGGACGCCGCGGCCCTGCACCGGGCCGGCGTCGATGCGATCAACGTCCCCGACGGACCGCGTGCGCAAAGTCGAATGGGGGCCATCGCCACGAGCCTCATCATCGAGCGACACGGCATCGAGGCGGTCACGCACTACTGCTGTCGCGATCGCAACCTGCTGGGCATGCTGAGCGACCTGCTGGGTGCGTCAGCGCTGGGGCTGCGCAACCTGCTGCTCATCACCGGCGATCCGCCGAAGATGGGTCCGTACCCCGACGCGACGGCGGTCTTCGATATCGACGCCATCGGGCTGACGAACCTGGTGTCCCAGCTGAACAAGGGACTCGATCCGGGAGGCAATCCCATCGGCGAGCCGACGCGGTTCGTGATCGGCGTCGGCGTGAATCCCGCCGCCATCGACCCGGTGCACGAGCTCAAGCGATTCCACTGGAAGGTGGAAGCGGGAGCGGAGTACGCCATCACGCAGCCGGTGTTCGATCCGGCGCAACTGGAAGTGTTCCTCTCGTCCATCGAGGACGTGCGGATTCCCGTCATCGCGGGGATCTGGCCGCTGGTGTCCGCTCGGAACGCCGAATTCCTGGCGAACGAGGTGCCGGGCGTGACGGTGCCAACATCGGTGCTGGATCGGATGCGCCGGGCGAACGATCGGAGCAAGGAGCACGCGTTGGCCGAGGGACAGGCGATCGCGCGGGAAATGCTGGAGCAAGTGCGCGGCAGCGTGCAGGGCGTGCAGGTGAGTGCACCCTTCGGGAAGGTGGAACTGGCGCTCGAGGTGTTCGGCGCCGCGCGTCCGACGGACGGGGCGCGCTGA
- the asnB gene encoding asparagine synthase (glutamine-hydrolyzing) codes for MCGIVGTIALQGIVDSALLQQQRDTMRHRGPDSDGMWVSDDKRVGFGHRRLAIIDLSPGGHQPMIDPATSTVITFNGEIFNYIALQDTLRALGHSFRTQSDTEVILAAYRQWGIDCLDRLDGQFAIALYDPRERSVWLARDRAGEKPLFYHRGSQRFSFASEAKALLHDASIPRRMSVQGLNEYLAYGYVPGEHTIFADIKRVLPGTVARIDLTRATVDARRYWSLPGRTIGPAHPETDAGWIDELHDLLRTAVRRQLVADVPVGVLLSGGVDSSLITAIAAEVSSSTVRTFTARFTDTPDFDEGPFARLVAAHVGTQHTELEIESANADLLTSLVAQFDDPVADSSMIPTYMVSREIRKHATVALGGDGGDELFGGYPRYPIQLRQEQLRTRLPGFIRRPVAAIGQALLPVGTPGRGTLAAIGSTAGMSLSNAARIFRSDERRGLSDALARLPASELEAPEARRAGFGTDRETLLQRATALDFSTYMVDDVLVKVDRASMLTSLEVRAPFLSRSIIEFAFGRLPDRLRATTRGRKLILRGLGAQLLPAELDLRRKKGFDIPVDRWMRGPWRPMLEAAAAETDSPFRPGVIRGLSDRLQRGSPMGERLFSLLLLQLWQRAYRVHDIVER; via the coding sequence ATGTGCGGCATCGTCGGCACGATCGCACTCCAGGGAATCGTCGACAGCGCGCTGCTCCAGCAACAGCGTGACACGATGCGTCACCGCGGACCGGACTCGGACGGCATGTGGGTCTCGGACGACAAGCGCGTGGGGTTCGGCCATCGCCGGCTGGCGATCATCGACCTGTCGCCGGGCGGACATCAGCCGATGATCGATCCGGCAACCAGCACCGTGATCACCTTCAACGGCGAGATTTTCAACTACATCGCGCTGCAGGACACGCTGCGGGCGTTGGGTCATTCGTTTCGGACACAGTCCGATACCGAGGTGATTCTCGCCGCCTATCGCCAATGGGGCATCGACTGCCTCGACCGGCTCGACGGCCAGTTCGCGATCGCGTTGTACGACCCGCGCGAACGCAGCGTGTGGCTCGCGCGCGACCGCGCCGGCGAGAAGCCGCTCTTCTACCATCGCGGTTCGCAGCGGTTTTCGTTCGCGAGCGAGGCCAAGGCGCTGCTGCACGACGCGTCCATTCCGCGCCGAATGAGCGTCCAGGGGCTCAACGAGTACCTGGCCTACGGCTATGTGCCCGGCGAACACACCATCTTCGCCGACATCAAGCGTGTGCTGCCGGGAACGGTTGCCCGCATCGATCTCACGCGCGCAACGGTTGATGCGCGGCGCTACTGGTCGTTGCCCGGCCGGACGATCGGGCCCGCGCACCCCGAGACCGACGCCGGATGGATCGACGAGCTTCACGATCTGCTGCGAACCGCCGTGCGCCGTCAATTGGTGGCGGACGTGCCGGTCGGCGTGTTGCTGAGCGGCGGCGTGGACTCCAGCCTGATCACGGCGATCGCCGCAGAAGTGTCGTCGAGCACGGTCAGGACGTTCACGGCGCGATTCACCGACACCCCTGATTTCGACGAGGGACCGTTTGCCCGACTGGTCGCCGCTCATGTCGGAACGCAGCACACCGAGCTCGAGATCGAGTCGGCCAACGCGGACCTGCTGACCTCGCTCGTTGCGCAGTTCGACGACCCGGTTGCCGATTCGTCGATGATTCCCACCTACATGGTGTCGCGCGAGATCCGGAAGCACGCCACCGTGGCCCTCGGAGGGGACGGCGGCGACGAGCTCTTCGGCGGGTATCCTCGCTACCCGATCCAGTTGCGACAGGAGCAGCTGCGCACACGCCTTCCGGGGTTCATCCGTCGACCGGTGGCGGCGATCGGACAGGCGCTCCTTCCGGTGGGCACGCCCGGTCGCGGGACGCTGGCGGCGATCGGCTCGACCGCAGGCATGAGCCTGTCCAACGCGGCGCGAATCTTTCGATCGGACGAACGACGCGGCCTCAGCGACGCACTGGCCCGATTGCCGGCATCCGAACTGGAGGCGCCCGAAGCCCGCCGCGCGGGATTCGGGACCGATCGCGAGACGCTGCTGCAGCGTGCCACCGCGCTCGACTTCAGCACGTACATGGTCGACGATGTCCTCGTGAAGGTCGACCGGGCGAGCATGTTGACCTCGCTCGAGGTCCGCGCGCCCTTCCTGTCGAGGTCCATCATCGAGTTCGCGTTCGGTCGACTGCCGGACCGGTTGCGCGCCACCACGCGGGGCCGGAAGCTGATCCTGCGCGGTCTCGGTGCGCAGCTGCTACCCGCCGAGCTCGATCTGCGAAGAAAGAAGGGATTCGACATTCCGGTCGACCGGTGGATGCGCGGGCCCTGGCGCCCCATGCTCGAAGCAGCCGCCGCCGAGACCGATTCGCCATTCCGGCCGGGGGTGATCCGCGGCCTGTCGGATCGACTGCAGCGTGGCAGCCCGATGGGAGAGCGGCTGTTCTCGCTGCTGTTGCTGCAACTGTGGCAACGCGCCTATCGCGTGCACGACATTGTCGAACGGTAG
- a CDS encoding GNAT family N-acetyltransferase — protein sequence MRLALRFVESESTARELQRELQRDMLVDCQAVLRPLRQLGTVVAESAALKKPGTRRKVRKLERQGVVAFETVRDATVLTETLALLVDWYDLRIAALGGGKPFREDPRKAAWFADAINASPSMHVTRLMVGADPVAMHIGVRSADRVALGVLAYDARQAESSPAALLLHHLFAALSDSGVTSFDLTPHGAYKDRFANAQDSVLVLDAIVKPRVLTRLAKLARRQLSATARAHPQVSARVRSGVERIRTHGVLESLRHLARQVRTEDQCLVFEHPLVAPTPATGILTDPRELLRRWLTLDLPAGIQPRGAPSMRSILLAFERGNLPLGVVEQGLLVAWGWIGRRESQAEWYWPVVPVTHPRRVVLCDEFITSGVDYRTASLQLHAARLRLPTTDAPPTHAFLVVAAGDGPAVDAAIAADFTMLGMAERRVRWGRTTTAWRWTR from the coding sequence GTGCGACTGGCGCTTCGTTTCGTGGAGTCCGAGTCGACCGCCCGCGAACTGCAGCGGGAGCTGCAGCGCGACATGCTGGTGGACTGCCAGGCGGTGCTCCGTCCGCTCCGACAGCTCGGCACGGTCGTGGCGGAATCCGCAGCGCTGAAGAAGCCGGGGACGCGCCGCAAGGTGCGAAAGCTCGAGCGTCAGGGCGTTGTCGCCTTCGAGACGGTGCGGGACGCGACCGTGCTGACCGAAACGCTCGCACTGTTGGTGGACTGGTACGATCTCAGGATCGCGGCGCTGGGCGGCGGCAAGCCGTTCCGTGAGGATCCGCGCAAGGCCGCATGGTTCGCCGATGCGATCAACGCGTCGCCATCGATGCACGTGACCCGGCTTATGGTGGGTGCCGATCCTGTCGCCATGCACATCGGGGTCCGCAGCGCGGATCGCGTGGCCCTGGGCGTCCTGGCCTATGACGCTCGACAGGCCGAGAGCTCGCCGGCGGCGTTGCTGCTTCACCACCTGTTCGCCGCGCTCAGCGACAGCGGCGTCACGTCGTTCGATCTCACGCCGCACGGCGCGTACAAGGACCGATTCGCGAACGCGCAGGATTCCGTCCTCGTCCTCGACGCGATCGTCAAGCCGCGCGTCCTCACGCGCCTCGCGAAGCTGGCGCGTCGACAGCTGTCGGCGACGGCACGCGCACATCCGCAGGTCAGCGCCCGCGTGCGAAGCGGCGTCGAACGCATCCGCACCCATGGAGTGCTGGAATCCCTTCGGCATCTCGCCCGTCAGGTGCGCACCGAAGACCAGTGCCTGGTGTTCGAGCACCCGTTGGTCGCGCCGACGCCTGCAACAGGGATCCTGACCGATCCACGTGAGTTGTTGCGGCGCTGGCTGACCCTCGATCTGCCTGCCGGGATCCAGCCGCGCGGTGCCCCTTCGATGCGTTCCATCCTGCTCGCATTCGAACGGGGCAACCTCCCGCTGGGAGTCGTCGAGCAGGGCCTGCTGGTGGCGTGGGGATGGATAGGTCGCCGGGAATCGCAGGCCGAGTGGTATTGGCCGGTCGTTCCTGTCACCCATCCGCGGCGCGTTGTGCTGTGCGACGAGTTCATCACGTCCGGCGTCGACTACCGGACGGCGTCACTGCAGTTGCACGCGGCCCGGCTGCGTCTTCCGACGACCGATGCCCCGCCGACACATGCCTTCCTCGTCGTCGCTGCTGGCGATGGCCCGGCGGTCGACGCGGCGATCGCCGCAGACTTCACGATGCTCGGCATGGCAGAACGCCGAGTGCGCTGGGGGCGAACCACGACGGCTTGGCGATGGACCCGATAG
- a CDS encoding GNAT family N-acetyltransferase gives MDPIARFLASSLTLDPEFGRLRRELFDAPRQWLEVPSQANAVAWIARRRLRLRGVGVRSLESAFGRDNRLWTGANGEIAEVVRAISDLKQWDMAFIDLLSPAETAAAVAAATTAGLGHQVMPNPITALIGIRDHDALLASRSSATNREQRRSVRRIAERGLEFRASMGWPHVEQLLDARRLPAHEADDYTRDAEFRRFFREYRDAMSAAGRLREVALFDHDRPVAYVSGVWSGRVFHAFQTAHDPEYRSLRPGIMVFEKLLEGVLAEECEILEFMGSGRFYLSEFTRQSLPLQRVVLFSRTLKARLLGRFFARRARRAADSEAGPPT, from the coding sequence ATGGACCCGATAGCGCGATTCCTCGCGTCGTCGCTGACGCTCGACCCGGAGTTCGGTCGCCTGCGCCGCGAGCTGTTCGATGCGCCGCGCCAATGGCTCGAGGTGCCGTCGCAAGCCAACGCGGTCGCGTGGATCGCGCGGCGCCGCCTTCGACTGCGCGGGGTGGGCGTGCGGTCGCTCGAATCGGCCTTCGGCCGGGACAATCGGCTCTGGACGGGCGCCAATGGCGAGATCGCGGAGGTGGTGCGCGCCATTTCGGACCTGAAACAGTGGGACATGGCGTTCATCGACCTGTTGTCGCCCGCGGAAACGGCAGCGGCCGTGGCAGCCGCCACGACCGCCGGCCTCGGCCATCAGGTGATGCCGAACCCGATCACGGCGCTGATCGGGATTCGCGACCACGATGCGCTGCTCGCCTCCCGATCGAGCGCCACGAATCGAGAGCAGCGTCGAAGCGTCCGGCGAATCGCCGAGCGCGGCCTCGAGTTCCGCGCGTCGATGGGGTGGCCGCACGTCGAGCAGTTGCTCGACGCGCGACGCCTGCCTGCGCATGAGGCGGACGACTACACGCGCGACGCGGAATTCCGTCGATTCTTCCGCGAATATCGTGACGCGATGAGCGCGGCGGGGAGGTTGCGCGAGGTCGCGCTCTTCGACCACGATCGTCCGGTGGCCTACGTTTCCGGGGTCTGGAGCGGCCGGGTCTTTCACGCATTCCAGACGGCGCACGATCCCGAGTATCGCTCGCTCCGGCCCGGCATCATGGTGTTCGAGAAACTCCTCGAGGGCGTGCTCGCCGAGGAATGCGAGATTCTCGAGTTCATGGGGAGCGGTCGGTTCTATCTCTCGGAGTTCACGCGCCAGTCGCTTCCCCTGCAGCGCGTCGTGCTGTTCTCGCGCACGCTCAAGGCCCGACTGCTCGGTCGGTTCTTCGCGCGGCGCGCACGGCGCGCCGCAGACAGCGAGGCCGGACCTCCCACCTGA
- a CDS encoding glycosyltransferase: MKLLWVSHFLPYPSTGHGALQRTHHLVRQLSSAFEVELFALSNGDGGERDLLDMGVRRATVVPFPGTLRKVAALAASTATGAGYWNHLFANRALHAALARAVTPESVVLLDTVFLAPYLRHAKGATLVLNHHNVESALLAQRAEGESGVRRAFFARQAAITRAMEQQFAQRARVNLVVSSEDAARLAEVAPRATTCVVPNGVDVDFFQSRPAASITPHSLVYAGGMNWFPNREAIQWLATEIWPRLVAAEPRRTLTIIGKSPPPEAVALAERDRRVTVTGFVPDVRPYIERASAYICPIRIGGGTRLKVLDALAMRRPLVATGLSVDGLGMTPDTHYLLANEPDQFVRALARLDADEAVGARLADAGRQLVEAEFSWQRIGRDLIAALPRWIDA, translated from the coding sequence ATGAAGCTGCTCTGGGTCTCTCACTTCCTGCCGTATCCGTCCACTGGACACGGCGCCCTCCAACGTACGCATCATCTGGTGCGCCAACTGTCGAGTGCATTCGAGGTCGAGCTGTTTGCGCTCTCGAATGGCGATGGCGGCGAACGTGACCTTCTCGACATGGGTGTGCGTCGGGCCACCGTGGTGCCGTTCCCCGGCACTCTCCGGAAGGTCGCCGCTTTGGCGGCGAGCACCGCCACCGGCGCCGGTTACTGGAACCACCTCTTCGCCAACCGCGCGCTCCACGCGGCGTTGGCGCGCGCGGTGACGCCGGAGTCGGTCGTGCTGCTTGACACGGTCTTTCTTGCCCCGTACCTGCGTCATGCGAAGGGCGCGACGCTGGTCCTGAATCACCACAATGTCGAGTCGGCATTGCTGGCGCAGCGCGCCGAGGGCGAATCCGGCGTGCGGCGCGCATTCTTCGCGCGGCAGGCAGCGATCACCAGGGCGATGGAACAGCAGTTCGCACAGCGCGCACGCGTCAACCTGGTCGTCTCGTCCGAGGATGCCGCGCGACTGGCCGAGGTGGCGCCCAGGGCCACCACGTGCGTCGTGCCGAATGGGGTCGATGTCGACTTTTTCCAGAGCCGACCCGCCGCGTCCATCACGCCGCACTCGCTCGTCTACGCGGGCGGCATGAACTGGTTCCCCAATCGCGAGGCCATTCAATGGCTGGCGACCGAGATCTGGCCGCGGCTCGTCGCTGCGGAACCGCGACGGACACTGACCATCATCGGCAAGTCGCCGCCACCAGAGGCGGTGGCGCTCGCGGAGCGAGATCGACGTGTCACCGTGACGGGATTCGTTCCGGACGTCCGCCCCTACATCGAGCGTGCATCAGCATACATCTGCCCGATTCGCATCGGCGGCGGGACGCGACTGAAGGTGCTCGATGCACTGGCCATGCGTCGTCCATTGGTGGCTACGGGGCTGTCGGTCGACGGCCTCGGCATGACGCCAGACACGCATTACCTGCTGGCCAACGAGCCCGACCAGTTCGTTCGTGCGTTGGCGAGGCTCGACGCCGACGAGGCCGTCGGTGCGCGGCTGGCGGACGCCGGCCGGCAACTTGTCGAGGCGGAGTTCTCCTGGCAGCGAATCGGTCGCGACCTGATCGCCGCGCTGCCGCGCTGGATCGACGCGTGA
- a CDS encoding acyltransferase, whose amino-acid sequence MQGLVKQLGQLMALAIVMPVYLHLRLWYALRPAAREQSFQGHSQLMSLVPGLVGNFLRRAFYQRTLTRYSSDCCISFGTTFATADAIIGRGVYVGSHCNLGHVELQDDVLLGSGVMITSGKRQHFFKRLDIPIRLQGGELTRVTIGYDSWLGNGSIVMADVAPHAVVGAGAVVVSPVPERAIVAGNPAVVVSVREHRD is encoded by the coding sequence GTGCAAGGCCTCGTGAAGCAGCTCGGGCAGTTGATGGCCCTCGCGATCGTGATGCCGGTCTACCTGCACCTTCGGCTGTGGTACGCGTTGCGCCCCGCGGCGCGGGAGCAGTCGTTCCAGGGACACAGCCAGCTGATGTCGCTGGTGCCGGGCCTGGTCGGGAACTTCCTGCGGCGCGCATTCTACCAGCGCACGCTGACACGCTATTCGTCCGATTGCTGCATATCGTTCGGGACAACGTTCGCGACGGCCGACGCCATCATCGGTCGCGGCGTGTACGTCGGATCGCACTGCAATCTTGGCCATGTCGAATTGCAGGATGACGTGCTGCTGGGATCGGGTGTCATGATCACGAGCGGAAAGCGTCAGCATTTCTTCAAGCGTCTCGACATCCCGATTCGCCTGCAGGGCGGCGAATTGACCCGCGTGACCATCGGGTACGACAGCTGGCTCGGCAACGGCTCGATCGTCATGGCCGATGTCGCGCCGCATGCGGTGGTCGGCGCCGGCGCGGTCGTGGTCAGCCCGGTGCCGGAGCGCGCGATCGTGGCCGGCAATCCGGCCGTTGTGGTGTCCGTGCGCGAACACCGCGACTAG
- a CDS encoding glycosyltransferase, whose product MKIEIALPTLEVGGMEQMVITLSLALARHGHDVGVTCLNELGELADRLHGTSVRLSLVRAPGFRASFSAPALEQHFRALRPDVVHTHSGAWGRACRAARKAGVPVIVHTVHGKLDRDPWYDVPLKRWEARHSDAVVAVSSALALDLIKRVGLESRTISTLINGVDTSRFRPSPAERACARRTLGLDDRFVIGTVARLVHIKNHAALLTAFSRIAWQRPDAVLVVAGDGPLEHALNAQAAALGLGDRVRFLGSIPDTERIYRALDLFVLPSFAEGTSLSVLEAMASGVPVVATAVGGTPALLDNGACGLLATSPDPVAVELALSRALADPATMQRFAQRALERVERDYSLEAMVTAYESLYEQLLRQSARA is encoded by the coding sequence ATGAAGATCGAGATTGCGCTGCCGACCCTGGAAGTCGGCGGGATGGAGCAGATGGTGATCACGCTGTCGCTGGCGCTTGCGCGGCATGGTCACGACGTTGGCGTCACCTGCCTGAACGAGCTGGGCGAGCTGGCTGATCGGCTTCACGGGACCTCTGTGCGCCTGAGTCTCGTGCGTGCACCGGGGTTCCGCGCGAGCTTCTCGGCGCCGGCGCTCGAGCAGCACTTCCGCGCATTGCGGCCCGATGTCGTCCACACCCATAGCGGCGCGTGGGGTCGCGCGTGCCGTGCGGCCCGCAAGGCCGGCGTGCCAGTGATCGTCCACACCGTGCATGGCAAGCTCGATCGAGACCCGTGGTACGATGTTCCGTTGAAACGGTGGGAAGCGCGACACTCCGACGCGGTGGTGGCGGTCTCCAGCGCGCTGGCGCTGGATCTCATCAAGCGGGTCGGACTGGAGAGTCGTACGATCTCCACGCTGATCAATGGCGTCGATACCAGTCGGTTTCGTCCATCCCCCGCCGAGCGCGCGTGCGCGCGACGCACGCTCGGTCTCGACGATCGGTTCGTCATCGGAACCGTCGCGCGCCTCGTGCACATCAAGAACCACGCCGCGCTGTTGACCGCGTTCTCCCGGATCGCGTGGCAGCGCCCCGACGCCGTACTGGTGGTCGCGGGTGACGGTCCGCTCGAGCACGCGCTGAACGCCCAGGCGGCGGCACTTGGTCTCGGGGACCGGGTGCGTTTCCTGGGTTCGATTCCGGACACCGAGCGGATCTATCGCGCACTCGACCTGTTTGTGCTGCCGTCGTTCGCCGAAGGCACTTCCCTGAGTGTGCTGGAGGCGATGGCTTCCGGTGTTCCCGTGGTTGCGACGGCTGTGGGGGGAACACCAGCGTTGCTCGACAACGGTGCCTGCGGATTGCTGGCGACCTCACCGGATCCCGTGGCGGTGGAACTGGCGCTCTCGCGGGCGCTTGCGGACCCCGCGACCATGCAGCGGTTCGCGCAACGGGCACTCGAGCGGGTTGAACGGGACTACAGCCTGGAGGCGATGGTGACCGCGTATGAATCGTTGTACGAGCAGCTGCTGCGGCAGTCGGCGAGGGCGTAG
- a CDS encoding glycosyltransferase family 4 protein, with amino-acid sequence MALIDTVQVSGPGRQLVAVAAQLAVSGVVVLVVVFRRHGRGESPYEAFLRDNGVDFTVIEERGRFDVGVITRAKALLSAWRPTVIQTHGYKPGVVALGLKALGGRSPWIAFFHGSTTENWKVRAYHAIDQVVLRFADRVVVMSKAHQDAFGIGRGRVGVIYNAAIDAADSAPRRDRHATAGSVPRFSVIGRLSSEKGVDVLLQACHVLRQERQPFVLDVVGDGPERGMLEAMSVQLGLADVVTFCGHLSDVESVYARSDLIVIPSRSEGLPNVLLESIRRDVPVVATAVGAIPEVLTGSAAGVLCAPDDPRQLASSIVRALAPGFAAGGAADRRALAERFSVESRATHLRSLYRSVMGREHRGEFGPVVSSAN; translated from the coding sequence GTGGCGCTCATCGACACGGTGCAGGTGTCCGGTCCGGGACGCCAACTCGTGGCTGTCGCCGCGCAATTGGCGGTGTCTGGCGTCGTGGTGCTCGTCGTCGTGTTCCGACGTCACGGTCGCGGTGAGTCGCCGTATGAGGCGTTCCTTCGCGACAACGGCGTCGACTTCACGGTGATCGAGGAACGCGGCCGGTTCGACGTCGGCGTGATCACTAGGGCGAAGGCGTTGTTGAGCGCCTGGCGTCCCACCGTCATCCAGACACACGGCTACAAGCCCGGCGTCGTGGCGCTCGGACTGAAGGCGCTTGGTGGCCGCAGCCCGTGGATCGCCTTCTTCCACGGATCCACCACCGAGAACTGGAAGGTGCGGGCCTACCATGCCATCGATCAGGTCGTTCTGCGCTTCGCTGATCGCGTCGTCGTCATGTCGAAGGCTCACCAGGACGCCTTCGGGATCGGGCGCGGCCGGGTCGGGGTCATCTACAACGCGGCGATCGACGCGGCGGACTCGGCGCCACGACGGGATCGCCACGCCACGGCCGGTTCCGTGCCGCGATTTTCTGTGATCGGACGCCTGAGTTCCGAGAAGGGCGTCGATGTGCTGCTCCAGGCGTGCCATGTGCTTCGGCAGGAGCGTCAACCGTTCGTGCTGGACGTTGTCGGTGATGGTCCCGAGCGGGGAATGCTCGAGGCGATGAGCGTGCAGCTCGGGCTGGCCGACGTCGTGACGTTCTGCGGCCACCTGTCGGATGTTGAGTCCGTTTATGCCCGGAGCGACCTGATCGTGATTCCGTCTCGCAGCGAGGGGCTGCCGAATGTCCTGCTTGAATCGATTCGTCGCGATGTGCCCGTGGTGGCGACGGCGGTCGGGGCGATTCCTGAGGTACTGACGGGATCGGCAGCCGGCGTGCTGTGCGCACCGGACGATCCGCGGCAGCTGGCAAGCTCGATCGTGCGCGCGCTGGCGCCGGGCTTTGCGGCAGGGGGCGCGGCCGATCGACGCGCCCTCGCCGAGCGGTTCTCCGTCGAGTCACGGGCGACCCATTTGCGGTCGCTGTATCGCTCGGTGATGGGCCGCGAACACCGCGGCGAGTTCGGTCCCGTCGTGTCGTCCGCGAACTGA